In one Candidatus Omnitrophota bacterium genomic region, the following are encoded:
- a CDS encoding ComEC/Rec2 family competence protein, with product FPVILYSFNLISFVSLAVNILAIPCLFIIMSLSISALIFSGVLGALSGAFKESAEFFIAVLLRILDFSSKIPFAYFKSVPVSRTVIPLYYFILFMVLERDKLNRFLIHIYRKLRSIPNL from the coding sequence TTTTCCCTGTCATATTATACTCTTTTAACCTTATTTCATTTGTTTCCTTAGCCGTTAATATTCTGGCAATACCATGCCTCTTTATAATAATGTCCCTTTCGATATCCGCGCTTATCTTTTCCGGGGTTTTGGGCGCTTTAAGCGGGGCGTTTAAGGAATCGGCCGAATTTTTCATAGCAGTACTTTTACGGATTCTTGACTTCTCTTCAAAAATACCTTTTGCCTACTTCAAATCGGTGCCGGTTAGCAGGACAGTTATCCCGCTTTATTATTTTATACTTTTTATGGTGCTCGAGCGCGACAAATTGAACCGATTTTTAATCCATATTTATCGAAAATTGAGGAGTATACCAAATCTATAG